One window from the genome of Nicotiana tomentosiformis chromosome 5, ASM39032v3, whole genome shotgun sequence encodes:
- the LOC104091335 gene encoding SKP1-like protein 12 — protein MAASSSSSSATSAQKKMLILKSSDGDEFQLEENAAVQSITIKNMVEDDYTVIPLPNVDTKTLIKINEYLNSHADEKMKSNEEEIKKFDKDFVNGKSYNDLFELVLAANYLDIKGLMDLLCQSIADRIKDKSYMAVRKIFNITTDYTEAELEEVKKEHPWAHEGVEIDDSTN, from the coding sequence ATGGCCgcctcctcctcttcctcctcagCAACATCTGCGCAGAAGAAGATGTTGATCTTAAAATCCTCCGACGGCGACGAATTTCAGTTAGAAGAAAACGCTGCCGTTCAATCCATAACCATTAAAAACATGGTGGAAGACGATTACACCGTCATTCCACTCCCAAACGTCGATACCAAAACCCTAATCAAAATTAATGAGTACCTAAATTCGCACGCCGATGAGAAGATGAAGTCCAACGAAGAAGAAATCAAAAAATTCGACAAGGATTTCGTGAACGGGAAGAGTTACAACGATCTGTTTGAACTTGTATTAGCTGCTAATTACCTTGATATTAAGGGTTTAATGGATTTGTTATGTCAGTCAATTGCGGATAGGATTAAGGATAAGTCGTATATGGCGGTTAGGAAGATATTTAATATCACGACTGATTATACTGAAGCGGAATTGGAAGAGGTTAAGAAAGAACATCCTTGGGCACATGAAGGAGTAGAAATTGACGATTCTACTAATTAG
- the LOC104091334 gene encoding SKP1-like protein 11: MASTTAQKKMLILKSSNGDEFEIEESIAVQSITIKNMVEDDYTIIPLPNVDTQTLIKITEYMMKHAVEKTDTNEEEIENFDKEFVNGKSYRDLFQLVSAANYLDIKGLLDLLCQSIADRIKNKSANAVRKIFNITSDYSTEEEEEKVRVEDEIDHSTD, from the coding sequence ATGGCATCAACAACTGCGCAAAAGAAGATGTTGATCTTAAAATCCTCGAACGGCGACGAATTTGAGATCGAAGAATCCATCGCCGTTCAATCAATAACCATTAAAAACATGGTGGAGGACGATTACACCATAATCCCACTCCCAAACGTCGATACTCAAACCCTAATCAAAATTACCGAATACATGATGAAACACGCCGTTGAGAAGACGGATACGAACGAAGAAGAAATCGAAAATTTCGACAAGGAATTCGTGAACGGGAAGAGTTACAGAGATCTGTTTCAACTTGTATCGGCTGCTAATTACCTTGACATTAAGGGTTTGCTCGATCTTTTGTGTCAGTCGATAGCTGATAGGATTAAGAACAAGTCGGCGAATGCTGTTAGGAAGATATTTAATATCACGTCCGATTACAGTACTGAAGAGGAAGAGGAAAAGGTTAGAGTTGAAGACGAAATTGATCACTCTACTGATTAG